In Meiothermus cerbereus DSM 11376, a single window of DNA contains:
- a CDS encoding methyltransferase family protein, whose product MVALILPHSNPHHAPPARYPVPMRFGERGEWYVVGQFALLGLLVLALWLTPSSSPSWLTWLGRGLSWLGLGVLLLAAWQLGRNLTALPKPKPGGYLVRQGMYRVVRHPIYCGVLLWALGSSLAHLNPWTVLLCGLLFALLDRKASLEEHWLQEHFPEYESYRRRVKKLIPWIY is encoded by the coding sequence ATGGTAGCGCTGATTCTACCTCATTCGAATCCTCATCATGCTCCACCAGCGCGGTATCCTGTACCCATGCGCTTTGGCGAGCGGGGCGAGTGGTATGTGGTGGGGCAGTTTGCTTTGCTGGGCTTGCTGGTGTTGGCCTTGTGGCTCACGCCTTCCTCTAGCCCATCCTGGCTCACCTGGCTGGGGCGGGGGCTGTCCTGGCTGGGGCTGGGGGTGCTGCTGCTGGCGGCCTGGCAACTGGGACGCAACCTGACCGCCCTGCCCAAGCCAAAGCCGGGGGGTTATCTGGTGCGGCAGGGGATGTACCGGGTGGTGCGGCATCCCATCTACTGCGGGGTGCTGCTGTGGGCGCTGGGCAGCAGCCTGGCCCACCTGAACCCCTGGACGGTTTTGCTGTGTGGGCTGTTGTTTGCTTTGCTCGACCGCAAGGCCAGCCTCGAGGAGCACTGGTTACAAGAGCACTTCCCCGAGTACGAAAGTTACCGCCGCCGGGTCAAGAAACTGATTCCCTGGATCTACTAG
- a CDS encoding MFS transporter, translating into MNPLENSLRLRLTWGSALGLFMTGAISAAVGAVIPQWQAEFGVGPELAWYFNLFFVGALLGIFLASRMRRRHPWLPLALLAEGLGLLLIALTPWMGGVFGAALLLGLGVAVANFHCNALPLELYRGQLAVLYRVNTAFGVGAVLSPLLMVGLPWRVGYGVLALVALAAAALLWRAPAAQPRPEAGSPKRPSALLPLVLLAVVSYVAVELVVSSFSGLYLRHLGYDPRWVGVLLSLYWVGLTLGRWLLAEFVAARPLARLTGLHLGALLVALCYFVPSLAWLFPLLGFWVAPTFPTLYAFTERYVGYGGLALLFYAAAVGSNLIPAAFALLPKAALAPGMLLVVAWMVGMTYLLWRKSEA; encoded by the coding sequence ATGAACCCGCTCGAAAATTCTCTACGTCTGCGCCTCACCTGGGGCAGTGCCCTGGGGTTGTTTATGACCGGGGCCATCAGTGCTGCGGTGGGGGCGGTGATTCCGCAGTGGCAGGCCGAGTTTGGTGTGGGCCCTGAGCTGGCCTGGTACTTCAACCTGTTTTTTGTGGGGGCTTTGCTGGGCATCTTTTTGGCCAGCCGGATGCGCCGACGCCACCCCTGGCTCCCCTTAGCCCTGCTGGCCGAGGGGCTGGGGCTATTGCTGATTGCCCTGACCCCCTGGATGGGCGGGGTGTTTGGGGCGGCCTTGCTGCTGGGCCTGGGGGTGGCGGTGGCCAACTTTCACTGCAATGCCCTGCCGCTCGAGCTGTACCGGGGCCAACTGGCCGTGCTCTACCGCGTCAACACCGCCTTTGGCGTGGGGGCGGTGCTTTCGCCGCTGCTGATGGTGGGGCTGCCCTGGCGGGTGGGCTATGGCGTGCTGGCCCTGGTGGCCCTGGCAGCGGCAGCCCTGCTGTGGCGGGCCCCGGCGGCCCAGCCGCGCCCCGAGGCCGGGAGCCCCAAACGCCCGTCGGCGCTGCTGCCCTTGGTGCTCTTGGCGGTGGTCTCGTATGTGGCGGTGGAGTTGGTGGTCTCGAGCTTCTCCGGCTTGTACTTGCGCCACCTGGGCTACGACCCCCGCTGGGTGGGCGTCCTGCTCTCGCTCTACTGGGTGGGCCTTACGCTGGGGCGCTGGCTCCTGGCCGAGTTCGTGGCCGCCCGCCCCCTGGCCCGCCTCACGGGGCTGCACCTGGGGGCGCTCTTGGTGGCGCTGTGCTACTTTGTGCCCTCCCTGGCCTGGCTCTTTCCCCTGCTGGGCTTCTGGGTGGCCCCCACCTTTCCCACCCTCTACGCCTTTACTGAGCGGTACGTGGGCTACGGCGGGCTGGCCCTGTTGTTCTACGCCGCGGCGGTGGGCAGCAACCTGATTCCGGCGGCCTTTGCCCTACTGCCCAAAGCGGCGCTGGCCCCCGGCATGCTTCTGGTGGTGGCGTGGATGGTCGGCATGACCTACCTGCTGTGGAGAAAAAGTGAAGCTTAA
- a CDS encoding ATP-binding domain-containing protein, translating into MLRRVLLSWSSGKDSAWALHVLRKDPQVEVVGLLTTVNTTHGRVAMHSTRLELLRAQAQAVGLPLHIVPLPWPCSNEVYEAAMRKAIEEGVRRGATHIAFGDLFLEDVRAYRVKQLEGCGLEPLFPIWHEPTGPLARQMIDAGLQAVITCIDPKKLPRSFAGRRFDRALLDELPHDVDPCGENGEFHTCVLAGPMFREPLRAVAGETVERDGFVFADLLPEGG; encoded by the coding sequence ATGTTGCGTCGTGTACTGCTTTCCTGGAGCTCGGGCAAGGACAGCGCGTGGGCCTTGCATGTGCTGCGCAAAGATCCGCAGGTGGAGGTGGTTGGCCTGCTCACCACCGTCAACACGACCCATGGGCGGGTGGCCATGCACTCGACCCGGCTCGAGCTTCTCAGGGCACAGGCCCAGGCGGTGGGGCTTCCGCTCCACATTGTCCCGCTGCCGTGGCCTTGTTCCAACGAGGTCTACGAGGCGGCCATGCGTAAGGCCATTGAAGAAGGGGTCAGGCGCGGGGCCACCCACATCGCTTTTGGAGACCTCTTTTTGGAGGACGTCCGTGCTTACCGGGTCAAGCAGCTTGAAGGGTGCGGCCTCGAGCCGCTCTTTCCCATCTGGCACGAGCCCACCGGGCCGCTCGCGCGGCAGATGATAGATGCTGGCCTACAGGCGGTCATCACCTGTATCGATCCCAAGAAGCTCCCGCGCTCGTTTGCTGGTCGCCGGTTTGACCGCGCACTGCTCGATGAATTGCCGCATGATGTGGACCCCTGCGGCGAGAACGGAGAGTTTCACACCTGCGTCCTGGCCGGGCCGATGTTCCGCGAGCCACTGCGCGCTGTGGCTGGCGAGACGGTAGAGCGCGACGGCTTCGTTTTTGCCGACCTGCTGCCGGAGGGTGGCTAA
- a CDS encoding HAD family hydrolase, whose product MKLKALLFDLDGTLADTDRLHEQAWLEGLSRYGLQGDHTFYQTQISGGLNPEIVQRLLPQLSQAEAEAFLEQKEARFRELASEVQPLPGLGTLWDWAQEQNLRRALVSNAPRENAQYLLKRLGLVFDHIVLSEELPAGKPDPLPYRTALQALNIGPSEALAFEDSPSGVRSAVGAGIRTVALTTGHPAHALEQAGAFLCIPNFADPRLWAYLHKMG is encoded by the coding sequence GTGAAGCTTAAAGCCCTGCTCTTCGACCTCGATGGCACCCTGGCCGACACCGACCGCCTGCACGAGCAAGCCTGGCTCGAGGGCCTCTCCCGCTACGGCCTGCAGGGCGACCACACCTTTTACCAGACCCAGATTAGCGGGGGCCTGAACCCCGAGATTGTGCAGCGCCTGCTGCCCCAACTTTCCCAGGCTGAGGCTGAGGCTTTTCTCGAGCAAAAAGAGGCCCGCTTCCGCGAACTGGCCTCCGAGGTGCAGCCCCTACCGGGCTTGGGGACGTTGTGGGACTGGGCCCAGGAGCAAAACCTGCGCCGGGCCCTGGTGAGCAACGCCCCCAGGGAGAACGCACAGTACCTGCTAAAGCGGCTGGGGTTGGTGTTCGACCACATCGTGCTATCCGAAGAGCTGCCCGCGGGCAAGCCCGACCCGCTGCCCTACCGCACCGCCCTGCAAGCACTCAACATCGGCCCCAGCGAGGCCCTGGCCTTCGAAGACTCCCCCTCCGGGGTGCGCTCGGCGGTGGGGGCCGGTATCCGCACCGTGGCCCTGACCACCGGCCATCCCGCCCATGCGCTGGAACAAGCCGGGGCGTTCCTTTGCATCCCCAACTTTGCCGACCCGCGCCTGTGGGCGTATCTGCACAAAATGGGCTAG
- a CDS encoding outer membrane lipoprotein carrier protein LolA — protein MKKLLAIAVLCLGLAMAQSVAEIARQVQTNMDRSPWEATITGKIQLPDGSSQEAEFKLQVIPGKEQLARVEFKKPAALEGNFVVISDKEVWNYLFLTNQLIIQPRAKARIEGLGFNLTDLGDFQELTERLTLRLLGEQNTPAGAAWRIQGTPKDASLGFASMEILVLKSDPRPLAITLRDSSNKLLADLSFNNFRRANLTAQALRKRPADAEVLRRN, from the coding sequence ATGAAGAAACTGCTGGCAATCGCTGTCTTATGCCTGGGGCTGGCTATGGCCCAGAGCGTCGCCGAAATTGCCCGCCAGGTGCAAACCAACATGGATCGCTCGCCCTGGGAGGCTACCATCACCGGCAAAATTCAACTGCCCGATGGCAGCAGTCAGGAGGCCGAGTTCAAGCTCCAGGTGATCCCCGGCAAAGAGCAGCTCGCCCGCGTCGAGTTCAAAAAGCCCGCCGCACTGGAAGGTAACTTTGTGGTGATATCGGACAAGGAGGTCTGGAACTACCTGTTCCTGACCAACCAGCTTATCATTCAACCAAGGGCCAAAGCCCGCATCGAGGGCCTGGGCTTCAACCTGACCGACCTGGGCGACTTCCAGGAGCTCACCGAGCGGCTCACGCTGCGGCTTTTGGGCGAGCAAAACACCCCCGCCGGGGCCGCCTGGCGCATCCAGGGCACCCCCAAGGACGCCTCGCTGGGCTTTGCCAGCATGGAAATCCTGGTGCTCAAGTCCGACCCCCGCCCCCTCGCCATCACCCTGCGCGACAGCAGCAACAAGCTGCTGGCCGATCTCAGTTTCAACAACTTCCGCCGGGCCAACCTAACCGCACAAGCGCTGCGCAAACGCCCCGCCGACGCCGAGGTGCTGCGGCGCAACTAG